One genomic segment of Clostridium estertheticum subsp. estertheticum includes these proteins:
- a CDS encoding CPBP family intramembrane glutamic endopeptidase encodes MKFLENIENGTINIKKMGIIKALFVMFLSILLEVFGQVPVEITNLFSGRFEKTLPYVIFVFGVLVKYYVIIVLLKWLSNRANEEKHKPHLNWKNFVYATLMIISFRLIFDNSLVFWVSGISTPSFINQAVDELAVSPIILIIGVIIVAPIYEEIIFRGILLKGMSKKTNPAVAIVVSALLFAVIHMNIPQGINAFLLGLVLGFIYLNKRSIYLSIFAHFINNVLALSLSSFFSSIGGEYAIEIHCIFSFIGIVLLIIAFDGYKQNKIKNKPAIYKQFIEV; translated from the coding sequence ATGAAATTTTTAGAAAACATAGAAAATGGAACAATCAATATTAAAAAAATGGGAATTATTAAAGCTCTATTTGTAATGTTTCTATCAATTTTACTAGAGGTATTTGGACAGGTGCCTGTAGAGATTACGAATTTATTCTCTGGGAGATTTGAAAAAACATTGCCTTATGTAATTTTTGTTTTTGGTGTGTTGGTAAAATATTATGTTATTATCGTTTTACTTAAATGGCTTAGTAATAGAGCAAATGAAGAAAAGCATAAACCACATTTAAATTGGAAAAATTTTGTTTATGCAACACTTATGATTATATCCTTTCGACTTATATTTGATAACAGTTTGGTATTTTGGGTAAGCGGTATATCTACGCCGAGTTTTATAAATCAGGCGGTGGATGAACTTGCTGTATCACCTATTATATTAATAATTGGTGTTATAATTGTAGCACCTATATATGAAGAAATTATTTTTAGAGGGATTTTATTAAAAGGAATGTCTAAAAAAACAAATCCAGCTGTAGCGATTGTAGTATCTGCATTATTATTTGCAGTAATTCATATGAACATTCCCCAAGGCATAAATGCTTTTTTATTGGGATTAGTTCTTGGATTTATATATTTAAATAAGAGGTCAATATATTTAAGCATATTTGCACATTTTATAAATAATGTTCTTGCTCTTTCATTGTCTTCATTCTTTTCATCAATAGGTGGAGAGTATGCCATAGAGATTCATTGCATATTCTCATTTATAGGGATAGTACTTTTAATTATCGCTTTCGATGGATATAAACAAAATAAAATAAAGAATAAGCCTGCGATATACAAGCAATTTATAGAAGTATAG
- a CDS encoding DUF1700 domain-containing protein — protein sequence MDMNNYLDSLKDKIGNLPEGYKREILKDYENHFQEGLLVGKTENNIACELGEVDFIAKNIIEEYCIEHSEKVTAVKHTLKAIYAVKRFGVGTLNLLIGTPFVISIVVFVISLYILDVLLLLTPVFLLLNLISPNLPINFGVNILMVKILIVLVFGVSGYLLYKILKKWSAKFFSWVFRYIIRSIKFQVLN from the coding sequence ATGGACATGAATAATTATTTAGATTCATTAAAAGATAAAATAGGTAATTTGCCAGAAGGATACAAAAGGGAAATATTAAAAGATTATGAAAATCATTTTCAAGAAGGTTTATTAGTAGGAAAAACTGAAAATAATATTGCATGCGAACTTGGAGAGGTTGATTTTATTGCGAAAAATATTATTGAAGAATATTGTATTGAACACTCTGAAAAGGTAACTGCTGTGAAACATACATTAAAAGCAATATATGCAGTTAAAAGATTTGGAGTTGGAACATTAAATCTTTTAATAGGTACACCATTTGTTATATCTATTGTAGTTTTTGTTATATCTTTATATATTCTTGATGTATTATTACTTTTGACTCCTGTTTTTTTATTATTAAATTTAATTTCTCCTAATTTGCCTATTAATTTTGGGGTTAATATATTGATGGTAAAGATTTTAATTGTATTAGTATTTGGTGTCAGTGGATATTTACTTTATAAGATTCTAAAAAAATGGAGTGCAAAATTCTTTAGTTGGGTTTTTAGATATATAATTAGAAGTATTAAATTTCAAGTATTAAATTAA
- a CDS encoding PadR family transcriptional regulator produces MDSQFKKGLLELCVLGIVYNKDCYGYELVEEVSKIINISSGTLYPLLKRLQNDKHLDYYIMESISGPPRKYYKITTIGKNYFKKQRDEWFEISNSTSNFLRGVENNGHE; encoded by the coding sequence TTGGATAGTCAATTTAAAAAAGGGTTATTAGAATTATGTGTATTAGGAATTGTATATAATAAGGATTGCTACGGATATGAATTAGTTGAGGAAGTATCAAAAATAATAAATATTTCAAGCGGAACGCTTTATCCTTTGCTAAAAAGATTGCAAAATGACAAGCATTTAGACTATTACATAATGGAGTCAATATCAGGACCACCAAGAAAATACTATAAAATAACTACTATAGGTAAAAATTATTTTAAGAAGCAAAGGGACGAATGGTTTGAAATTTCAAATTCAACATCTAATTTTTTAAGAGGGGTTGAGAATAATGGACATGAATAA
- a CDS encoding 3'-5' exonuclease, protein MNYIVFDLEFNQGYNFAKGTKSLNNPKCPFEIIQIGAIKLNDHFETIGTLDVIVKPEIYTTLNPFVRELTGITMEELNKGISFEKMYEDFSNFIKSDRSVLCVWGIADIKELFRNIEFYELEPLPSPTEYIDIQSYASTALDCKKGINIGLGNAAKLLSVPIESQFHDAFNDAFYTTEVFKKIYNKEIKPNIYIPKVKGLNRLSARNYKIDLPSLTDQFEKMFKREMSIDEKSIIKLAYIMGKTNQFQIKIDPEIKPKK, encoded by the coding sequence ATGAATTATATTGTATTTGATTTAGAATTTAACCAAGGCTACAATTTTGCAAAAGGAACTAAAAGTTTAAATAATCCTAAATGCCCCTTTGAAATAATTCAAATAGGCGCCATAAAACTAAATGACCATTTTGAGACTATTGGAACTCTTGATGTAATAGTAAAACCAGAAATTTATACTACGCTCAATCCATTTGTAAGAGAACTTACTGGCATAACAATGGAGGAACTTAATAAAGGCATATCTTTCGAAAAGATGTATGAAGATTTTTCGAATTTTATTAAAAGTGATAGAAGTGTATTATGCGTATGGGGAATTGCCGATATAAAGGAATTATTTCGTAATATAGAGTTTTATGAGTTAGAGCCTTTGCCATCGCCAACAGAATACATCGACATACAATCCTATGCATCTACTGCGCTTGATTGCAAAAAAGGAATTAACATTGGGCTAGGTAATGCAGCTAAACTACTTAGTGTACCTATAGAAAGTCAATTCCATGATGCTTTTAATGACGCTTTCTATACTACTGAAGTTTTTAAGAAAATTTATAACAAAGAAATAAAACCTAACATATACATACCTAAAGTTAAAGGATTAAATAGATTAAGTGCTAGAAATTACAAAATCGACCTTCCTAGTTTAACTGATCAATTCGAGAAAATGTTCAAGAGAGAAATGAGTATTGATGAAAAGTCTATTATTAAACTAGCTTATATTATGGGTAAAACAAATCAGTTTCAAATTAAAATCGATCCAGAAATAAAACCAAAAAAATAA
- a CDS encoding spore coat protein, which produces MTEKELMQDLLTSEKQTITAYSTGITESSCANLRNTLLGNFKNDQNIQYMIFDAMKQKGWYPTKDAPDNEVQQLKDEANQMLSELK; this is translated from the coding sequence ATGACTGAAAAAGAATTAATGCAAGACTTACTTACTTCTGAAAAACAAACTATTACAGCTTATAGTACAGGAATAACTGAATCCTCTTGTGCAAATTTAAGAAATACTCTACTTGGTAATTTTAAAAATGATCAAAACATCCAATATATGATATTTGATGCTATGAAACAAAAGGGATGGTATCCTACAAAGGATGCTCCCGATAATGAAGTTCAACAATTAAAAGACGAAGCAAACCAAATGTTAAGTGAATTAAAATAA
- a CDS encoding DUF1540 domain-containing protein: MSKINCGVLNCSHNDENICYANIINVGGKNARKDSDTCCATFLDSIVYSDLTNIVHSNSNGCDVVSCNVGTCIYNSNELCSAKSIEVNGENVNLYSETDCLTFKTK; encoded by the coding sequence GTGTCAAAAATTAACTGTGGTGTTTTAAATTGTTCCCATAATGACGAAAACATATGTTACGCTAATATCATAAACGTTGGTGGAAAAAATGCTAGAAAAGACTCTGACACTTGTTGTGCTACTTTTTTAGATAGTATCGTCTATAGCGATCTTACAAATATCGTACATTCTAATAGTAATGGGTGCGATGTAGTTTCTTGTAATGTAGGCACTTGCATATATAACTCCAATGAACTGTGTAGTGCTAAATCTATAGAAGTTAATGGTGAAAATGTTAATCTGTACTCTGAGACTGACTGCTTAACTTTTAAAACTAAATAA
- a CDS encoding DNA topoisomerase III — MGKTLVLAEKPSVGKELAKFLNCTQGGNGYLMGSKYIVTWALGHLVTLADPEAYDEKYKSWRIEDLPMLPKELKLVVIKETSKQYKVVHELLKRADVDELVIATDSGREGELVARWIIQKAGFRKPIKRLWISSQTEKAIRDGFNNLKPGKEYENLFWAAQSRAQADWLIGLNVTRALTCKYNAQLSAGRVQTPTLALIVERENEIKKFIPKDYWTVSGKVNDFTVHWSSKNGDSRTFDKKKAEDIATKVNNQMGKVVELNKASKKELPPLAYDLTELQRDANRKFGYSAKQTLNLMQRLYENHKILSYPRTDSRHLTTDIVPTLLDRLKSIAIGPYEKFARSIIKGRIHTTSRLVDNSKVSDHHAIIPTEQHVDLSSLNREEKNIYDLVVKRFLEVLSLPFEYEQTTLVINVKGESFSAKGKIVKSKGWKEISSSGANEDKDQSLPPINKGEDVKLNSVRSVNEKTKPPARYNEATLLTAMEHPGKNIEDDSLREALDNTSGLGTPATRADVIEKLFNTFYMERKGKDIHPTSKGIQLIGLVPKDLKSPDLTAKWEKQLQLIGKGKANSMSFVKEMREYASKLVGNVVASTEAYKHDNATRVKCPDCGKNLLEVSGKRGKMLVCPDRDCGYRKGVSQMSNARCPTCHKKMEIRGDGDNKIFVCGCGYREKLSAFNKRRESEKSALNKKDVSRFLNQQNKKDEPVNSGNSAMAEAFAKLNLK; from the coding sequence ATGGGAAAGACATTGGTCTTAGCGGAAAAACCATCAGTTGGTAAAGAACTTGCTAAGTTTTTAAATTGTACTCAAGGTGGAAATGGATATTTAATGGGATCAAAATATATTGTAACATGGGCACTAGGACATCTTGTTACTCTAGCAGATCCAGAGGCATATGATGAAAAATATAAAAGCTGGAGAATAGAAGATCTCCCAATGCTACCAAAGGAATTAAAACTGGTAGTTATTAAGGAAACATCAAAGCAGTATAAGGTTGTACACGAACTCCTTAAAAGAGCAGATGTAGATGAACTTGTTATAGCGACAGATTCTGGGCGTGAAGGTGAGCTTGTAGCACGTTGGATCATTCAAAAGGCAGGGTTTAGAAAACCTATAAAGAGGCTATGGATATCATCTCAAACAGAAAAAGCGATAAGAGATGGATTTAATAATCTTAAACCAGGAAAAGAGTATGAGAACTTATTTTGGGCAGCGCAATCAAGAGCGCAAGCGGATTGGCTTATTGGGCTTAATGTTACAAGGGCTTTAACATGTAAATATAATGCACAATTATCAGCAGGAAGAGTTCAAACACCTACATTAGCGCTTATTGTTGAAAGAGAAAATGAAATAAAGAAATTCATTCCAAAGGATTATTGGACAGTAAGTGGAAAGGTAAATGACTTTACAGTTCATTGGTCAAGTAAAAATGGAGACTCACGTACATTTGATAAGAAAAAGGCAGAAGATATCGCAACTAAAGTAAACAATCAAATGGGAAAAGTAGTTGAGCTAAACAAAGCTTCTAAAAAAGAGCTTCCTCCACTTGCATATGATTTAACAGAGCTTCAAAGAGATGCAAATAGAAAATTTGGATATTCTGCAAAACAAACTCTTAATTTAATGCAGAGACTATATGAAAATCATAAGATATTATCTTATCCAAGAACAGATTCAAGGCATCTTACTACAGATATAGTACCTACATTACTTGATAGGTTAAAGAGCATAGCAATAGGACCATATGAGAAATTTGCAAGAAGTATAATAAAAGGTAGGATACATACTACAAGTAGACTTGTAGATAATAGCAAGGTATCAGATCATCATGCTATAATTCCTACAGAGCAGCATGTAGATTTATCCAGCCTAAATAGAGAAGAGAAAAATATTTATGACCTAGTTGTAAAAAGGTTCTTAGAAGTATTAAGTTTACCTTTTGAATATGAGCAGACCACTTTAGTTATAAATGTTAAGGGTGAAAGCTTTTCTGCAAAGGGTAAAATAGTTAAATCAAAGGGATGGAAAGAAATAAGTAGTTCAGGCGCTAACGAAGATAAGGATCAATCACTTCCACCAATTAATAAGGGGGAAGATGTTAAACTTAATTCAGTTAGGTCTGTTAATGAAAAGACTAAGCCACCTGCTAGATACAATGAAGCAACCCTTCTTACAGCTATGGAGCATCCAGGCAAGAATATAGAGGATGATAGTTTAAGGGAAGCTTTAGATAATACATCAGGACTTGGAACCCCAGCAACTCGTGCGGATGTAATTGAAAAACTATTCAACACATTCTATATGGAGAGAAAGGGTAAGGATATTCACCCAACTTCAAAGGGAATTCAACTAATAGGTTTAGTTCCGAAGGATCTAAAGTCTCCAGATCTTACTGCTAAATGGGAAAAACAACTACAACTTATTGGTAAAGGAAAAGCAAATTCTATGAGTTTCGTAAAGGAAATGAGAGAATATGCATCAAAACTTGTAGGTAACGTTGTGGCATCTACAGAGGCATATAAGCATGATAACGCAACAAGGGTGAAATGCCCTGACTGTGGTAAGAACCTTCTTGAGGTTAGCGGTAAAAGAGGAAAAATGCTAGTTTGCCCAGATAGAGACTGTGGATATCGTAAGGGAGTTTCACAAATGTCTAATGCTCGTTGTCCTACTTGCCATAAGAAAATGGAAATTAGAGGAGACGGAGACAATAAAATATTTGTTTGTGGGTGCGGATATAGAGAAAAACTCTCAGCCTTTAACAAACGTCGAGAATCAGAGAAAAGCGCATTAAATAAAAAAGATGTTAGTAGATTCTTAAATCAGCAGAATAAGAAAGATGAACCTGTCAATTCTGGAAATTCTGCTATGGCTGAGGCTTTTGCTAAGTTAAATTTAAAATAA
- a CDS encoding isocitrate/isopropylmalate dehydrogenase family protein has protein sequence MKHNITLIPGDGIGPEVTTATVKILEKSGVCINWEIVRMGAEVIEEFGTPMPPYVLESIKKNKVALKGPVTTPVGKGFKSVNVTLRQELNLYANIRPIRTFEGVPSRFENVDLIIVRENSEDLYAGIEHMITEDIAESIKIISKKASDRIVEYAFKIAKEQNRKEVIAVHKANIMKLSDGLFLRCARNIAGTHKDIAFYDVIVDAMSMKLVMNPEKYDVLVMPNLYGDILSDMAAGLVGGLGLVPGANIGEEGAVFEPAHGSAPDIAGKNIANPTACILSSVMMLRHIGEAKAANKIEQAVVAVLKEGKHLTCDLGGTTGTIEFTQVVIDKMLEQTN, from the coding sequence ATGAAACATAACATTACACTTATACCAGGAGACGGAATTGGACCAGAAGTAACCACAGCTACCGTTAAAATACTAGAAAAAAGCGGAGTCTGCATTAATTGGGAAATAGTACGTATGGGCGCAGAGGTTATAGAAGAGTTTGGTACTCCTATGCCCCCTTACGTTTTAGAGAGCATTAAAAAGAATAAGGTTGCACTTAAAGGACCCGTAACTACACCTGTAGGTAAGGGATTTAAAAGTGTTAATGTCACATTAAGACAGGAATTGAACCTTTATGCTAATATACGTCCTATAAGAACGTTTGAAGGGGTTCCTTCAAGATTTGAAAATGTTGATTTAATAATAGTAAGAGAAAATAGTGAGGATTTATATGCAGGTATAGAGCATATGATTACAGAGGATATTGCTGAGAGTATAAAGATAATAAGCAAAAAAGCTAGTGACAGAATTGTAGAATATGCTTTTAAAATAGCAAAAGAACAAAATAGAAAAGAAGTTATAGCTGTTCATAAAGCAAATATTATGAAACTTTCTGATGGATTATTCTTAAGATGTGCAAGAAACATAGCAGGGACTCACAAAGATATTGCATTTTACGATGTTATAGTTGATGCAATGAGCATGAAGCTTGTTATGAATCCAGAGAAATACGATGTACTTGTTATGCCTAATCTATACGGAGATATACTCTCTGATATGGCAGCAGGACTAGTTGGTGGATTAGGACTAGTACCAGGAGCAAACATCGGCGAAGAAGGTGCAGTGTTTGAACCAGCTCATGGATCAGCTCCAGATATAGCAGGAAAGAACATAGCAAACCCAACTGCTTGTATTCTATCATCAGTTATGATGCTAAGACACATAGGAGAAGCAAAGGCTGCGAATAAAATAGAACAAGCGGTAGTTGCTGTTCTTAAAGAAGGAAAACATTTAACTTGCGATTTAGGTGGTACCACTGGAACAATTGAGTTTACACAAGTTGTAATTGATAAAATGCTAGAACAAACTAATTAA
- a CDS encoding CAP domain-containing protein, with protein MKKSLRALILTLGILATTGIGSTAYAQDCSTVKQVNSVESIQAICAKYGTAVPKGVAVKAQVAAPCKAAPTKTAPVKAATTKAVPTKTTATKAAATPAASTSTANNKLEKEVVTLVNKERAKQGLAPLTDNVKLSNVARTKSEDMVAKNYFDHTSPTYGSPFDMMKQFGITYTAAGENIAMGQQTASSVMTSWMNSPGHKANILGKNFTDIGVGVAKDKSGAIYWTQEFIGK; from the coding sequence ATGAAGAAATCTTTAAGAGCATTAATATTAACTTTAGGTATTTTAGCAACAACAGGAATAGGTTCAACGGCTTACGCACAAGATTGTAGTACAGTAAAACAAGTTAACTCAGTAGAAAGTATACAAGCTATATGCGCTAAGTACGGGACTGCAGTTCCAAAGGGTGTGGCAGTTAAGGCTCAGGTAGCGGCACCTTGCAAGGCAGCACCTACAAAAACTGCTCCTGTCAAAGCAGCGACTACAAAGGCTGTGCCTACGAAGACGACTGCTACAAAGGCAGCAGCAACGCCAGCAGCATCAACTTCAACAGCAAATAACAAATTAGAAAAAGAAGTAGTAACATTAGTTAATAAGGAAAGAGCAAAACAAGGACTAGCCCCTTTAACTGATAATGTTAAGCTTTCAAATGTAGCTAGAACTAAGTCAGAAGATATGGTAGCTAAAAATTATTTCGATCATACATCACCAACATATGGTTCACCTTTTGACATGATGAAACAATTTGGTATTACATATACAGCAGCTGGTGAAAACATTGCAATGGGTCAACAAACAGCATCTTCAGTAATGACTTCTTGGATGAATTCGCCAGGACACAAAGCTAATATTTTAGGTAAGAATTTTACTGATATTGGAGTTGGAGTAGCAAAAGATAAAAGTGGAGCTATTTATTGGACCCAAGAATTTATAGGTAAATAA
- a CDS encoding pseudouridine synthase, whose translation MRINKLLSNYGICSRTGANKLIEENRIIVNGKQCIPGQWVEKEDNILLDNEDVLMRDKIYIALNKPVGVTCTAEKTVASNIIDFMNYPEYIFPVGRLDKSSQGLILMTNDGELANNILESKNEHEKEYIVTVNKSYDNNFIEGMSKGVQICGINTRTCKVSRISEDTFRIILTQGLNKQIRRMSKTFGYTVVRLERIRIVDIKVDGIEIGKWRYLTSGEVMGLRNS comes from the coding sequence ATGAGAATAAATAAACTTCTTAGTAATTATGGTATTTGCTCAAGAACAGGAGCAAATAAACTTATTGAGGAAAATAGAATAATTGTAAATGGGAAGCAATGCATTCCTGGGCAGTGGGTAGAGAAAGAGGATAATATTCTTCTTGATAATGAGGATGTTTTAATGAGAGATAAAATTTATATTGCACTTAATAAACCAGTAGGGGTTACATGCACTGCAGAAAAAACAGTAGCTAGCAATATAATTGATTTCATGAACTATCCAGAGTACATATTTCCAGTTGGTAGATTAGATAAGTCATCTCAGGGGCTAATACTTATGACTAATGATGGTGAACTTGCAAATAATATTTTAGAATCTAAAAATGAACATGAGAAAGAATATATAGTAACTGTAAATAAGTCGTATGACAATAATTTCATTGAGGGCATGTCAAAAGGAGTTCAAATTTGCGGTATTAACACAAGAACCTGCAAAGTTAGTAGAATATCGGAGGATACTTTTCGAATTATTCTAACGCAAGGATTAAATAAACAAATTCGTAGAATGAGTAAAACTTTTGGATATACAGTTGTAAGACTAGAGCGTATTCGAATTGTTGATATAAAAGTTGATGGGATAGAGATAGGCAAGTGGCGTTACCTAACAAGTGGCGAGGTAATGGGATTAAGAAATAGTTAA